The Desulfurobacterium indicum nucleotide sequence GATGACAAAGCGCACAGTCATTAGGTGTTACGACAACATGAACTTTAAAGCCGTTATGTTCAAATGTATCAGAATGAGAAGACGGATTCTGGGTATGACACTCGGCGCAACCGACAACAACATTTTTAAACCTATCGGGAACAGAAGTTGCCGAAACAAGTCTAGCGAGTTTACCCTTTTTCATCGCTTCAGCCATAGTAATATGGGCATGTCGGCTCTTCTCCCACTGAGCAACAATACCCGGAGTAACTATTCTATGACAGCCAAGGCACCTTTGCGTTGCATTACTTATTCTCGGTTTTACTTCTGAAACTTTTGTAGTATTACCGTTTAAAGACTGCTGACAACCGGCCACAACAAAAGCTGCAATTAAAAGTCCCAATTCCTTTTTCATGACTCCTCCGCAAAAGTGCAATTAATTATCATTCTAAATAATACACCTTCTCTTAAAATTTACCACACAAAAACATACATTATCAATTAACCTTACATAGAATATTTAGTATGATTTACTCTATGATTTGCAGAAAGCTTTTGAAAAAAAAGAGATTTATAAATTTTATTCTGTTTGCCGTTTGTGACGCTTTTGAGAGCGATTACATGTTCTGCGCGGCAGCAATAGCCTATTTTACTCTTGTCTCCATTATCCCTCTATTTATCACGTTCTTTTTCATAGAAATTATCGTTTTCAACGTCAATGTCCTCTCTCTCGTCCCGAAAGATCTTTTAAACTCACCTCTAAAACCGCTCTTTGAAAGGGTTCAGCACATAATCACAACAACAGGAATACTGAGCGGAACAGCAATACCCATAATGCTCTGGTTTGCAAGAGGTGTATTTTTAGCAGTAGAACGCTCATTTACATACATATTGGGTAAGTGCAATCCGGCAGGCTACATAGGAAGAAATTTACTTGTTATTCTTTTTATATTTGTTCTCTGGATATTAATGTTTGCGTTTTACACCTTAAAACTCTTCTTTGCCGTGGTATTCCCATTAAACTTTATGGCAAACTTGCTCTCATCCGTAGGTGCACTATCTGTAATGTTTTTAATCCTTTTTTGCCTCTA carries:
- a CDS encoding YihY/virulence factor BrkB family protein, producing MICRKLLKKKRFINFILFAVCDAFESDYMFCAAAIAYFTLVSIIPLFITFFFIEIIVFNVNVLSLVPKDLLNSPLKPLFERVQHIITTTGILSGTAIPIMLWFARGVFLAVERSFTYILGKCNPAGYIGRNLLVILFIFVLWILMFAFYTLKLFFAVVFPLNFMANLLSSVGALSVMFLILFCLYYFLLPVKFHWKIVLKVSIFVFTMLTIFERLFLYFIENVSKIDLLFGSFAAVIIFLLWIYYSAIMVLIGAGILKAKMIAEDEYEESQNC